A section of the Venturia canescens isolate UGA chromosome 11, ASM1945775v1, whole genome shotgun sequence genome encodes:
- the serp gene encoding chitin deacetylase 1, which yields MKSSILLLVAVITFTEGALSRVKRQDDAKKDDSFENEICKDKDAGEWFRLVAGEGDNCRDVIQCTSSGLQAIRCPAGLYFDIEKQTCDWKGAVNNCKLKNKERKITPLIYTEEPLCQDGSLACGDGSCIERGLFCNGEKDCSDGSDENVCDMDNDPNRAPPCDPTVCTLPDCFCSEDGTAIPGDLRSQEVPQMITITFDDAINNNNIGLYKEIFNGQRKNPNGCDIKATFFVSHKYTNYSAVQEMHRKGHEIAVHSISHNDDERFWSDATVDDWAKEMAGMRIVAEKYANLTDNSVVGVRAPYLRVGGNNQFTMMEEQAFLYDSTITAALNNPPLWPYTMYFRMPHRCHGNLQRCPTRSHAVWEMVMNELDRREDLQNDEYLPGCAMVDSCSNILTGDQFYNFLDHNFDRHYDQNRAPLGLYFHAAWLKNNPEFLGAFLDWIDEILSKHNDVYFVTMTQVIQWIQNPRTVTESKNFEPWREKCVVEGNPACWVPHTCKLTSKEVPGETINLQTCVRCPNNYPWLNDPTGDGFF from the exons ATGAAATCCTCGATTTTGCTGCTTGTAGCAGTGATCACTTTCACAG AGGGTGCATTAAGTCGCGTCAAGCGTCAAGACGACGCCAAAAAAGATGACAGCTTTGAGAATGAAATATGCAAGGATAAAGACGCCGGTGAATGGTTTCGTCTTGTAGCTGGTGAAGGTGATAATTGTCGTGATGTTATACAGTGCACGAGTTCGGGTTTACAAGCGATAAGATGTCCTGCCGGTTTGTATTTTGACATCGAAAAGCAAACGTGTGACTGGAAGGGTGCAGTAAATAACTGCAAGCTCAAGAATAAAGAAAGGAAGATTACGCCGCTAATTTACACCGAAGAGCCACTCTGTCAGGATGGATCACTGGCATGTGGTGACGGCAGTTGTATCGAGCGGGGTCTTTTCTGCAACGGGGAAAAAGATTGTAGTGACGGATCCGATGAAAATGTTTGTG ACATGGATAATGATCCCAATAGGGCACCACCCTGCGATCCAACCGTTTGCACTCTACCGGATTGCTTTTGTTCGGAGGATGGTACCGCAATACCTGGTGACCTTCGGTCTCAGGAAGTTCCACAGATGATAACGATTACTTTCGATGATGCgataaacaacaacaacattgGTCTTTACaaagaaattttcaacgggcaGCGCAAAAATCCCAATGGATGTGACATCAAGGCAACCTTTTTCGTGTCCCATAAGTATACGAATTACTCGGCCGTCCAAGAAATGCATAGAAAAGGCCACGAAATCGCAGTCCATTCAATCTC GCACAACGACGACGAACGCTTCTGGTCGGACGCTACGGTCGATGATTGGGCAAAAGAGATGGCTGGAATGAGAATCGTTGCTGAAAAATACGCAAACCTTACGGACAATAGTGTTGTTGGTGTTAGAGCTCCATACCTCCGAGTTGGAGGTAACAATCAATTTACGATGATGGAGGAACAAGCTTTCCTTTACGACTCCACAATTACAGCCGCCCTCAACAACCCTCCCCTATGGCCTTACACCATGTATTTCAGGATGCCACATCGCTGTCATGGAAACCTTCAACGTTGCCCAACAAG ATCCCATGCAGTTTGGGAAATGGTAATGAATGAGTTGGATCGTCGAGAAGATCTTCAGAACGATGAATACCTGCCTGGTTGCGCCATGGTCGACTCCTGCAGCAATATCCTCACTGGTGATCAGTTTTACAATTTTCTAGATCACAATTTTGACCGTCATTATGATCAGAATCGCGCTCCCCTTGGGCTTTATTTCCACGCCGCTTGGCTAAAGAACAATCCAGAGTTTTTGGGGGCTTTTCTTGATTGGATTGACGAAATTCTCTCGAAGCACAACGACGTTTATTTCGTCACAATGACACAAGTTATACAATGGATTCAGAATCCACGAACGGTTACTGAATCTAAAAATTTTGAGCCCTGGAGAGAGAAGTGCGTTGTTGAAGGTAATCCAGCCTGTTGGGTACCACATACATGTAAATTGACTTCAAAAGAGGTTCCCGGGGAGACTATCAACCTTCAAACGTGTGTACGTTGTCCGAACAATTACCCTTGGCTTAATGACCCCACGGGTGATGGTTTCTTTTAG